TGAAGAGCTCTCAAGAGGATGCAGTATTTAAAAGGTGATAAttcatccattttttgtcttcaaGATTAAAATAGATGAAATACCTGACAACGTGCatgcatcatcatcaatgaGCAGCTCTTTAGATGGCACTGCCGACTGCAGTACGCCTATCGGCGATACAAAATATTTAGTAGCTCCTTTCGAGGAAGAGGTGCCAGTGGCCTGTTGCGAATGCATGTCTTGCAATCTCAGCCACAGATACAAGTACGTTCTGCCTTGGTTTTGCATTGGGGGATTTGTATTACCGCTATTTTGGTTTGCAAATCTGTTTGTGTATATAAGCGTCCAATGGGTTCCAAATCATGAACCGAGATGCTGCCACCTGGAACAGTACGAACCCCCTACAAGATACGAGGCTACGGCTGATTTTAGGAGGAGGTACTTCGAAGTGGACTCAAAGACTGTGGAGTACATAGAGCAAGTGAATGGAGCGCAAGACACGGCATCCGAAATAGATTACGGCGACTCTGAGGGCTCTGTCGAGTGCATCAATTTCACTCAAGAGGGCGGACCTTCCATATCTGATAAGACTCTCCATCTCACACAGGTTGCAGCAGAGACATTGAAAGAGCACGACTATATGAGAACACTGTACAAAAGGTGGACTGGTTTAGCTGTATTAGGCACAACTTTATACGCAATCGCTATTCCCTTGATCGCGAAAGTTTCAATGCACAGATAGACGCTCTCGAAGGTTTCTGCTAAGATCTGTGCACTCATTTTCGGCTACCTGATGCACTTAAAATGTGAATCCCTGCGTTAATGATGCCAAGCCGCTAGGCCACGATACAGGAAGCccatctggaaaatttcTATTTCcgtcttttttgtttctaCATAGGaaagtttttcatcatGTATGATAGGAGTTTTTCGAAGGCTCGGCAAAGACAGCCatgaaaatctttgaattataaatatataaatatatattacTCGAAAAGATCCAGAATTTAACACGAGCTGAACACACTGTGCAGATCACGTAAGCCCTAGATAAACTTTTAGAGTTCAAGTTCATTCATTTAGTACATTTGGCTGAGATTTTTCCAGCGATTTAAGATGATTAATTCAGCACTGACCATTTCCGTAGTTCTCTGTTGTTGTTTGGCAGTCGCGCGGGG
This Zygotorulaspora mrakii chromosome 5, complete sequence DNA region includes the following protein-coding sequences:
- the ASG7 gene encoding Asg7p (similar to Saccharomyces cerevisiae ASG7 (YJL170C); ancestral locus Anc_1.169), which encodes MSSSLDGTADCSTPIGDTKYLVAPFEEEVPVACCECMSCNLSHRYKYVLPWFCIGGFVLPLFWFANLFVYISVQWVPNHEPRCCHLEQYEPPTRYEATADFRRRYFEVDSKTVEYIEQVNGAQDTASEIDYGDSEGSVECINFTQEGGPSISDKTLHLTQVAAETLKEHDYMRTLYKRWTGLAVLGTTLYAIAIPLIAKVSMHR